TAGATTGACTCGTTTATCACTTAAAGTTGAGATTACTCTTGCCACAGACTTTCATTCGCATATAGCGCTTCAACTGTTTCACGTTTTCCGATCAGTTGATGACGATCATCAGCAACCATCACCTCGCTGGCACGTGGACGCGAATTATAGTTGCTACTCATAGCAAAACCATAAGCGCCAGCACCGGTTATCGCCAAGATATCGCCTGTCGACAAAGATAATAAGCGATCTTTTGCCAAAAAGTCGCCGGTCTCACAGACAGCGCCAACGATGTCCCATGGCTGTGTACCGTCAGTTTCAATACCTTTATTCGGCAATATGTTAGGAATTACTGCCATTTCAGCTTGATAAAGAGCAGGACGAATCAAGTCATTCATCGCTGCATCAACAATGGCAAAGTTCTTATGCTCGGTAGGTTTTAGCACATCAACACGAGTCAGTAACACGCCAGCATTGGCAACGATACTGCGACCTGGCTCAAAAAACACTTTTAACCCCAGTTCACTAAGCTTTGGTAATAATGCAGCAGCAAATTCAGCAATAGACACTGGGGTCTCATCAATATAACGCACACCCAAGCCCCCACCCAAGTCGACATGTTGCAGGGTAATGCCCTTATTACCTAATTTATGAATCAGCTCAACAACCTTATCTAAAGCCGCAATAAACGGTTCGACCTCCGTTAACTGCGAGCCAATATGGCAATCGATACCAACGATATTAATATGTGACAAACCGGCCGCTTGCTCATAGACCGCGACTGCATCTTCGTGAGCGATACCGAACTTATTATCTTTAAGACCTGTCGAGATATAGGGATGGGTCTTGGCATCGACGTCTGGATTAACCCGCAACGATATGGGTGCGATTTTATCCAACTGCGCTGCCACTTCATTAATCAACGCCAACTCACTGATTGATTCAACATTAAAGCAGCCAATACCTTGAGTTAGCGCATATTCGATATCGCCAAAGGTTTTGCCCACGCCTGAA
The sequence above is a segment of the Psychrobacter sp. PL19 genome. Coding sequences within it:
- the lysA gene encoding diaminopimelate decarboxylase encodes the protein MSNSELQACVTVKTENGLYIDPKALTAHLSALHYSDDGLCMEQVSITELVKRYDTPCYVYSKQAILDVYQAYSDSFATVDHQICYAVKANSNLAVLGVLAQAGAGFDIVSRGELMRVLAAGGDVSRVVFSGVGKTFGDIEYALTQGIGCFNVESISELALINEVAAQLDKIAPISLRVNPDVDAKTHPYISTGLKDNKFGIAHEDAVAVYEQAAGLSHINIVGIDCHIGSQLTEVEPFIAALDKVVELIHKLGNKGITLQHVDLGGGLGVRYIDETPVSIAEFAAALLPKLSELGLKVFFEPGRSIVANAGVLLTRVDVLKPTEHKNFAIVDAAMNDLIRPALYQAEMAVIPNILPNKGIETDGTQPWDIVGAVCETGDFLAKDRLLSLSTGDILAITGAGAYGFAMSSNYNSRPRASEVMVADDRHQLIGKRETVEALYANESLWQE